One Branchiostoma floridae strain S238N-H82 chromosome 1, Bfl_VNyyK, whole genome shotgun sequence genomic region harbors:
- the LOC118423208 gene encoding calcineurin subunit B type 1 isoform X2, whose protein sequence is MGNESSLPEMCTHFDPEEIRRLGKRFKKLDLDNSGSLSVEEFMSLPELQQNPLVQRVIDIFDQDGNGEVDFKEFIEGMSQFSVKGDKQSKLRFAFKIYDMDKDGYISNGELFQVLKMMVGSNLKDTQLQQIVDKTIINADKDGDGKISFEEFCEVVGSMDIHKKMVVEV, encoded by the exons ATG GGGAATGAATCGTCCCTTCCAGAAATGTGCACACATT TTGACCCGGAGGAAATCCGCAGGTTAGGGAAGCGGTTTAAGAAGCTGGACCTGGACAACTCGGGGTCCCTGTCGGTGGAAGAGTTCATGTCGTTACCAGAGCTGCAGCAGAACCCACTGGTCCAACGGGTTATTGACATTTTCGACCAAGACGGCAATGGAGAGGTGGACTTTAAAG AGTTTATAGAGGGCATGTCGCAGTTTAGTGTGAAAGGCGACAAGCAGTCAAAACTCAGAT TTGCCTTTAAGATTTATGACATGGACAAAGACGGCTACATCTCCAATGGGGAGCTGTTCCAGGTGCTGAAGATGATGGTGGGCAGCAACCTGAAGGACACACAGCTGCAGCAGATCGTCGACAAAACCATCATCAATGCAGACAAGGACGGCGACGGGAAGATTTCTTTTGAAGAATTTTGTGAA GTTGTTGGAAGTATGGATATCCACAAGAAGATGGTGGTGGAGGTGTAA
- the LOC118423208 gene encoding calcineurin subunit B type 1 isoform X1: protein MGNESSLPEMCTHFDPEEIRRLGKRFKKLDLDNSGSLSVEEFMSLPELQQNPLVQRVIDIFDQDGNGEVDFKEFIEGMSQFSMKGDKNTKLRFAFKIYDMDKDGYISNGELFQVLKMMVGSNLKDTQLQQIVDKTIINADKDGDGKISFEEFCEVVGSMDIHKKMVVEV, encoded by the exons ATG GGGAATGAATCGTCCCTTCCAGAAATGTGCACACATT TTGACCCGGAGGAAATCCGCAGGTTAGGGAAGCGGTTTAAGAAGCTGGACCTGGACAACTCGGGGTCCCTGTCGGTGGAAGAGTTCATGTCGTTACCAGAGCTGCAGCAGAACCCACTGGTCCAACGGGTTATTGACATTTTCGACCAAGACGGCAATGGAGAGGTGGACTTTAAAG AATTCATAGAAGGAATGTCGCAGTTCAGTATGAAGGGAGATAAGAACACCAAGCTAAGAT TTGCCTTTAAGATTTATGACATGGACAAAGACGGCTACATCTCCAATGGGGAGCTGTTCCAGGTGCTGAAGATGATGGTGGGCAGCAACCTGAAGGACACACAGCTGCAGCAGATCGTCGACAAAACCATCATCAATGCAGACAAGGACGGCGACGGGAAGATTTCTTTTGAAGAATTTTGTGAA GTTGTTGGAAGTATGGATATCCACAAGAAGATGGTGGTGGAGGTGTAA
- the LOC118423198 gene encoding ADP-dependent glucokinase-like has translation MASTGSVVGGIVSVLVVVAALYYVRQPPDAILRDRLEKVLLSLLKAEKKASLASKPRVAVGLGACQDAFVDGLELFDRYNLTPPALSAHYDSIHDHQELAQMFAYFFNHGAAAERYMDNITLFRDLMDIVYKMPNARFELGGNAPVMANRFAAEGCNVLLGAHLSTGLKEVMREGITVTGDEIEEDDIHLILEYPRQSSWGKYISPRANRFIIHSDRNNPSLNSLESFSGMLRDFNPSLVVVGGIQMMDNFPFSAGERESRLRLLQQMLVSIPAEQKTHFELASFTEQALFEEVLRYIVPYMDSLGMNEQELPNLYSMLHGGKITLISDPVPRVATVLDHMRKVWATLQKADTGGSKRRLSRLHVHTLAFQAIMTKKDSGWKNTMSAAAKASLTANRHVCGSPKIDLGKATVLMDDSFSTSRKEGSSRIPFKENRPVSCWEEHDYEICIAPVLVCTEVRQTAGGGDNISSAGLVLQI, from the exons ATGGCGTCCACTGGTTCGGTTGTCGGCGGTATCGTCTCTGTTTTGGTCGTAGTCGCCGCTCTTTACTATGTACGACAACCACCTGATGCAATACTACGGGACAGGCTGGAGAAAGTCCTCCTGTCCCTTCTGAAGGCAGAGAAGAAGGCGAGCCTGGCGTCCAAGCCGCGGGTGGCGGTGGGGCTCGGGGCCTGCCAGGACGCCTTCGTCGACGGACTGGAGCTATTTGACAG GTACAATCTGACCCCTCCAGCCCTGAGTGCCCACTATGACTCCATCCATGACCACCAGGAGCTGGCACAGATGTTTGCCTACTTCTTCAACCATGGAGCTGCTGCAGA AAGGTACATGGACAACATCACTCTGTTTCGAGACCTCATGGACATTGTTTACAAAATGCCAAATGCTAGGTTCGAGCTGGGTGGAAACGCACCTGTCATGGCAAACAGGTTTGCTGCTGAAGGTTGCAATGTTCTTCTGGGGGCACATCTTAGCACCGGTCTTAAAGAAGTGATGAGGGAAGGAATTACAG TTACTGGTGATGAAATAGAAGAAGATGACATCCACTTGATCTTAGAGTACCCACGGCAGAGTAGCTGGGGGAAATACATTTCACCAAGGGCTAACAG ATTCATTATCCACAGTGACAGGAACAACCCAAGCCTCAACTCTCTGGAGAGCTTCAGTGGGATGCTGAGGGACTTCAATCCTTCCCTGGTAGTGGTAGGAGGGATACAGATGATGGACAACTTCCCATTCTCAGCAG GTGAGCGTGAATCCAGGCTGAGACTCCTGCAGCAGATGTTGGTGTCCATCCCTGCAGAGCAGAAGACACACTTTGAGTTGGCCTCCTTCACGGAGCAGGCACTGTTTGAGGAGGTGCTGAGGTACATCGTTCCCTACATGGACTCCCTGGGCATGAATGAACAGGAACTACCCAACCTCTACAGCATGCTGCACGGCGGGAAAATCACGCTCATCTCGGACCCGGTGCCCCGTGTTGCCACCGTGCTGGACCACATGAGGAAGGTCTGGGCAACACTTCAAAAGGCTGATACTGGCGGGTCAAAACGTCGCCTGTCTCGCCTGCACGTTCATACGCTCGCTTTCCAGGCAATCATGACAAAGAAAGACTCTGGTTGGAAAAACACCATGTCTGCCGCAGCCAAGGCATCTCTAACAGCCAACAGGCATGTGTGCGGGTCCCCAAAGATCGATCTAGGGAAGGCCACAGTACTCATGGACGACTCCTTCTCCACCAGTCGGAAGGAGGGGAGCTCTAGGATCCCTTTTAAAGAAAACCGACCAGTGTCCTGCTGGGAGGAACATGATTATGAGATCTGCATTGCACCTGTGCTGGTGTGCACAGAGGTGCGACAGACTGCAGGGGGAGGGGATAACATCTCGTCTGCCGGCCTTGTTCTGCAGATCTAG